The following are encoded together in the Lathyrus oleraceus cultivar Zhongwan6 chromosome 3, CAAS_Psat_ZW6_1.0, whole genome shotgun sequence genome:
- the LOC127129891 gene encoding uncharacterized protein LOC127129891 gives MNCSDAQKVQFGTHMLEKDVKDWWRNTIKRFDEDIIEVTWALFRDAFLEKYFLEDFCGKKEIEFLELKQGNGTVAGYAAKFEELIKFCPHYNTANVERSKCLKFVNGLRPDIKKAMCHQQITRFSELVNKSRIYDEDSRESVAHYKSLNDKKGKGQFRGKAYDGKKKASDGKKLSEGGSHTSVKCFRCGVEGHRAPECPMRDVTCFKCGKQGHKYFDCRVGLNVTCYNCGKQGHISTKCNKPNKEQSKGKMFAFFGADTSVEERLIRGTCFINNMPLLAIIDTSTTHYFISLDYTKRLNLELSVMCGSMVIDTPTMGSVATSSVCLKCPLNICDKDLEVDLVCLPLSQLDVILGMDWLRDNHVYINCFTKAVLFLELEKEGDLFLSTQQVNESVRDGAEVFMLVESLNLSENGTMGEFPVVHDFPEVFPDEVSDLPPEHEVEFTIEFIPGISLVSIASYRMSPSELKELKSQLEDLLDKRFIHPIVSPWGAPC, from the coding sequence ATGAACTGTTCAGAtgcacagaaggtgcagtttggcACTCATATGCTTGAGAAAGATGTCAAGGATTGGTGGCGCAACACTATTAAGAGATTTGATGAGGATATAATTGAAGTGACTTGGGCACTTTTCCGTGATGCTTTTCTGGAGAAGTATTTTCTAGAAGATTTTTGTGgaaagaaggaaattgaattccttgagtTGAAGCAAGGTAATGGTACCGTAGCTGGGTATGCTGCAAAGTTTGAGGAGTTGATCAAATTTTGTCCccattacaatactgctaatgtTGAGAGATCCAAATGTCTtaagtttgtgaatggcttgagaccTGATATCAAGAAGGCAATGTGTCACCAACAGATTACGAGATTTTCtgagttggttaacaagagtaGGATCTATGATGAGGATAGCCGTGAGAGTGTTGCTCATTACAAGTCCTTGAATGATAAGAAAGGAAAGGGGCAATTCCGAGGGAAGGCGTATGATGGTAAGAAGAAAGCTAGTGATGGCAAGAAGCTGAGTGAGGGAGGATCTCACACTTCTGTCAAGTGCTTCAGATGTGGTGTTGAGGGACATCGTGCTCCTGAGTGTCCTATGAGAGATGTGACttgtttcaagtgtggaaagCAAGGTCACAAATATTTTGATTGCAGAGTTGGTTTGAATGTGACTTGCTACAACTGTGGTAAGCAAGGACACATTAGTACCAAGTGCAATAAGCCGAATAAGGAGCAATCCAAAGGGAAAATGTTTGCATTTTTTGGTGCTGATACTTCTGTCGAGGAGAGATTGATTCgaggtacgtgctttattaataATATGCCTTTGCTTGCTATTATTGATACTAGTACGACACATTATTTTATTTCATTGGATTATACAAAGAGATTGAATCTTGAATTATCTGTTATGTGTGGAAGCATGGTTATTGATACTCCGACGATGGGTTCAGTGGCTACTTCATCTGTTTGTTTGAAATGTCCGTTGAATATTTGTGATAAAGATTTGGAAGTTGATTTAGTGTGTCTTCCATTGAGTCAACTTGATGTTATTTTGGGAATGGACTGGTTGAGGGACAATCAtgtctatatcaattgttttaCGAAAGCTGTTCTTTTTCTTGAGCTAGAGAAGGAAGGTGATTTATTCTTATCTACTCAACAAGTGAATGAATCTGTGCGAGATGGTGCTGAAGTGTTTATGTTGGTGGAAAGTTTGAATCTTAGTGAAAATGGAACAATGGGTGAATTTCCAGTTGTTCATGATTTTCCTGAAGTGTTTCCCGATGAGGTTAGCGATTTGCCGCCTGAACATGAAGTTGAGTTCACGATTGAATTTATTCCTGGTATTAGTTTGGTTTCGATAGCTTCGTATCGGATGTCAccatctgagttgaaagagttgaagagtcaactaGAGGATTTGCTT